The following are from one region of the Amia ocellicauda isolate fAmiCal2 chromosome 1, fAmiCal2.hap1, whole genome shotgun sequence genome:
- the mia3 gene encoding transport and Golgi organization protein 1 homolog isoform X1, with protein sequence MFVTRHSDPLQSHILQEHPASLSSPAALLTCRPVVRLRGQYPSHSLPSWLLSPCISICLFYFVLYPHPKTSWTGGFPTSSDAPTTNVAVGSRFGYFPKDLLEINHIYTEKELEVPAEETDFVCFDGGFDKFDNYDIDKLLGASGLVGESDASGQETSVKEKEAQSSTAESKEGELEETLTVLSPDESNDVKEATGSEPQPLPDESSDEVLDKEIGKEIVNEDKELTDLGTTETPELTSEKLTEIPDTKSQGDDAPIEATTEKIKHGLKEDQHIGTSADSIAPEEDHAKDHTIQENELLSKEDVPSIEDTDHVAEEKNASNLKTNLGSTFDAVISDDENTRRVTTVYDDFEDEDVVEMQQDHVDGDLEVTPLLSYSEERPLPPNEMQSDEDDTSESAIKADRPESEEYAPEEFKEESEGDTDDKGTEEDKSMWTSLGDTVFAIVSGGERTNQVTSLEEDDEDEEDNFDNERIEEMKESNEDTVYLLGSDIKEDHEERVHVPEESVDEQDIPNDDTDHKPDSVTDGSLSVETAKEVTPSTDEGKLNTDMVDEEKADSDQEKILDPEKLSENSDQTLEVTDKQVGESANISENSRKDPAKEHQEDLKIQSMEGNQHFENVVSSEHNSEQNQTVKGKENGTLEDVSEKAMIPEQELNKESPETIKGNDLDQVTEISNQSKYVDAGHKLLAEEESDPELEVDLDEEVVKQTENINEDLPDPDLEEPSSTEVEDSEYTGDEEEEEEELLEDENALTSKSENLHVEADEKDPDILTEVEADLVEEATKETASKVKDLEEHQAVNDSYVETKQAKTNKDIEVGIGNNTDSADNVNATDPDVGVTVSEEIQLEDLESTNVDDKPDSLAGLPTENEDKEHVKETKPSKELEYGDSITQLTLLRGHFDEKHMERFQKYLGSRQVLQVEALFQDLELELEAARQTTDITEDIEKALDSILESSESSILDEIERMLDTREMKNGELQQMDGSMFDEEAAILDDFQELAFQLRQKYSTVSDSAPLVSEKPPPEETPSEPHSDMAGSEVEADIETLADNHTLSNEGSEPDAQEPSPGPHESSEKPLPQESALPNSHSGADVGFEEDGGHFNRNKDSHFIEDIEDIQKSPQATLESPMDVGLGFNMEHSLSGSLDSPAAPEYPEDEKNNEMESDHSFHGITEMLGYFTLAKEYLGAYTEILIATLPEEWQPGPDFYGWPWEPVVVTALVGVLSFLIIFWRTLLAVKSRTYLMTEKQLVEKIKQLMDEKSEALSKISDLNKQIEERAEQLKHSEKSSSSAKRENKELQEMYKELQKTNEQTKERVRALNKSVDEEKKKNRQQERTISETKKSIDQFQSIIEANRAELSKLQTLVDEARLKEEALKAEVQSFQKENTTLKDQKKNLLKDAKGWEEKHRELCEQIKVLQKSQKELEDTVVHKENEIEVLSDCIAELQQLEAEAKYETAELQKGDSQNLPNGEILDKNDMMRNRIKQMMDVSRVRTTLTIVQEERDRYLTKLLSEEKDRHELEEQIKKLEHDQASLAGEKCHLENQFKTIQQKLEIMNEMYQQKENALQQKLTQEEFERREKEQKLSEVGGKAVQAEEELKAYKQRIQEVEEELQKTERSYKIQIASHEKKAHENWLNARASERALVEEKRITANLRLKLIEVNDKVTELQRPSLIKPTPGRPDRQMPSVRRGDSYGPSPVSGGAPSPPLMIEGPGRPPSAPLGRRDAFDSHLGPRRPPSETLGRFSELGHPLSSRPDAGVGVPRTSSPGGLDGSQSSQAEPQSQSPPLSPPEVSEAVNSRSQGPPSFPGTPISSPPSGPTPPPSKPFGPPPMAGPFPLSPNGPTPPPMMGPLNGHPPMHPNAAPLGPGPRYGPPHPRDKGPYGPRPYGAGPPPNIRGPPPLRDYPPGPPPPFGQRDLPPGMRDHPPAPHGPRDYQFPPKNLPPGAFPPPGSRDYPGPPPSHHMGPRDFPTGPPVHPSMAHRDYPPGPGSLPLQDVPREETGLQNGP encoded by the exons ATGTTTGTAACTCGACACTCCGACCCCCTCCAGTCCCACATCCTCCAAGAACATCCTGCATCCCTGTCCAGCCCTGCGGCTCTGCTGACGTGTCGGCCCGTTGTGCGCTTGCGCGGCCAGTATCCCAGCCATAGCCTGCCGTCATGGCTGCTATCGCCTTGCATCTCTATCTGCTTATTCTACTTTGTATTGTATCCGCATCCAAAAACGTCGTGGACAGGAGGTTTTCCGACTTCAAGCGATGCACCGACGACGAATGTAGCA GTTGGTAGTAGATTTGGCTATTTCCCTAAGGACCTGCTTGAAATCAATCATATTTACACTGAAAAGGAATTGGAGGTGCCAGCAGAA gaaaccgattttgtatgttttgatgGCGGATTCGACAAATTTGATAATTACGATATTGATAAACTTTTGGGCGCTTCTGGATTAGTAGGAGAGAGTGATGCTTCAGGTCAAGAGACATCAGTAAAGGAGAAGGAGGCACAAAGTAGCACTGCTGAGAGCAAGGAAGGTGAACTGGAAGAAACACTTACAGTATTGTCACCTGATGAAAGTAATGATGTGAAGGAAGCCACTGGCAGTGAACCACAGCCCTTGCCTGATGAAAGCAGCGATGAAGTTTTAGACAAGGAGATCGGGAAAGAGATTGTTAATGAGGATAAAGAGTTGACTGATTTAGGAACTACAGAAACCCCTGAGCTGACTTCTGAAAAGCTGACTGAGATACCAGACACAAAGTCACAAGGAGATGATGCTCCAATTGAAGCcacaactgaaaaaataaagcatggtCTGAAAGAAGATCAGCACATAGGAACTTCAGCAGACAGTATTGCACCAGAAGAAGACCATGCCAAAGATCACACGATACAGGAAAATGAGCTTTTGTCCAAAGAGGATGTGCCTTCGATTGAAGATACAGATCATgttgcagaagaaaaaaatgcttCCAATTTGAAAACTAACCTGGGGTCCACCTTTGATGCAGTTATCTCAGATGATGAAAATACTCGGAGAGTGACCACAGTATATGATGATTTTGAGGATGAAGATGTTGTGGAAATGCAGCAGGACCACGTGGATGGGGATTTGGAAGTAACACCGTTATTATCATACAGTGAGGAAAGACCACTGCCACCAAATGAAATGCAATCTGATGAAGATGACACTTCAGAATCTGCTATAAAGGCAGACCGTCCCGAAAGTGAAGAATATGCACCTGAGGAATTTAAAGAGGAATCTGAAGGGGACACAGATGACAAAGGAACTGAAGAAGACAAAAGCATGTGGACATCACTGGGGGATACTGTCTTTGCTATTGTCAGTGGTGGAGAAAGGACAAACCAGGTTACCAGTTTAGAGGAGGATGATGAGGATGAGGAAGACAATTTTGATAATGAAAGGATAGAAGAAATGAAGGAGTCAAATGAGGACACTGTATACCTTTTAGGCTCTGACATTAAGGAAGATCATGAGGAACGGGTGCATGTTCCAGAAGAATCTGTTGATGAACAAGACATACCTAATGACGATACAGATCATAAGCCTGATAGTGTTACAGATGGATCTTTATCTGTAGAGACCGCAAAAGAAGTAACGCCCTCTACAGATGAAGGCAAATTAAATACAGATATGGTGGATGAAGAAAAAGCGGATTCAGATCAAGAAAAAATACTTGATCCTGAAAAGCTGTCAGAAAATTCAGACCAAACTCTTGAAGTAACAGATAAACAAGTAGGTGAGTCTGCAAATATCTCTGAAAACTCAAGGAAAGACCCAGCAAAAGAACACCAAGAAGATTTAAAAATCCAAAGTATGGAAGGAAATCAACATTTTGAAAACGTTGTATCCAGTGAACATAATTCTGAGCAAAACCAAACTgttaaaggaaaagaaaatggaacTCTTGAAGACGTCTCTGAAAAAGCCATGATTCCAGAGCAAGAATTGAATAAAGAATCACCAGAAACTATTAAAGGCAATGACTTGGATCAAGTAACTGAGATAAGTAATCAATCAAAATATGTAGACGCTGGCCACAAGCTTTTGGCTGAAGAAGAGTCTGACCCTGAACTAGAAGTGGACCTAGATGAGGAAGTGGTTAAACAGACCGAAAATATTAATGAGGATTTGCCTGATCCAGACCTCGAAGAGCCATCTTCCACAGAGGTAGAGGATTCAGAATATACAggagatgaggaggaggaagaagaagaattgCTTGAagatgaaaatgccttaacttCAAAAAGTGAAAATTTACATGTAGAGGCAGATGAAAAAGACCCAGATATTTTGACGGAGGTAGAGGCAGATTTGGTTGAAGAAGCCACCAAGGAAACTGCTTCTAAAGTTAAGGATCTGGAAGAACACCAGGCTGTGAATGACAGTTATGTAGAAACTAAGCAagccaaaacaaataaagataTCGAGGTGGGCATAGGAAATAACACAGATTCTGCAGATAATGTGAACGCTACTGACCCTGATGTTGGTGTTACTGTATCAGAGGAAATCCAGTTGGAAGATCTTGAATCAACAAATGTTGATGATAAACCAGACTCTTTGGCTGGACTTCCAACTGAAAATGAAGATAAAGAACATGTGAAGGAGACCAAACCTAGTAAGGAGTTGGAATACGGTGACAGCATAACACAACTTACTCTTCTCAGAGGACACTTTGATGAGAAACACATGGAGCGCTTCCAAAAATACTTGGGCTCTCGGCAAGTCCTTCAAGTGGAGGCCCTGTTCCAAGACCTGGAGCTGGAGTTGGAAGCAGCCAGGCAGACAACTGATATCACAGAGGATATTGAAAAGGCTTTGGACAGCATCTTGGAGTCTTCTGAGAGCAGCATCCTGGATGAAATTGAGAGGATGCTGGATACACGGGAGATGAAGAATGGAGAGTTGCAGCAAATGGATGGAAGCATGTTTGACGAAGAAGCAGCAATCTTGGATGACTTCCAAGAGCTGGCTTTCCAGCTCAGACAGAAGTATTCaacagtgagtgacagtgctCCACTGGTCTCTGAGAAGCCACCTCCCGAAGAGACTCCATCTGAGCCACATTCAG ATATGGCAGGTTCAGAGGTTGAGGCAGATATTGAAACACTGGCAGACAACCACACGCTGTCTAACGAGGGATCCGAACCTGACGCACAGGAGCCGTCACCGGGACCACATGAGAGCAGTGAGAAGCCTTTGCCACAAGAGTCTGCTCTGCCAAACTCACACAGTGGGGCAGATGTTGGTTTCGAGGAGGATGGAGGTCACTTCAACAGAAACAAAGATAGCCATTTCATTGAGGACATTGAAGATATTCAGAAAAGCCCTCAAGCCACTCTAGAAAGCCCCATGGATGTGGGCTTAGGTTTTAATATGGAGCACTCCCTTTCAG GTTCTTTGGATTCACCAGCTGCCCCTGAATACCCTGAGGATGAAAAGAACAATGAAATGGAAAGTGATCATTCATTCCATGGCATTACTGAAATGCTTGGCTATTTCACTCTGGCTAAAGAATATTTGGGAGCATATACTGAAATA CTGATTGCGACGCTGCCTGAGGAGTGGCAGCCGGGTCCAGACTTCTACGGGTGGCCATGGGAGCCAGTGGTAGTAACCGCTTTGGTGGGAGTCCTCTCATTTCTCATCATCTTCTGGAGAACGCTACTTGCA GTCAAGAGTAGGACATATCTAA tgacaGAAAAACAACTTGTGGAAAAGATAAAGCAACTCATGGATGAAAAATCTGAGGCCCTTTCCAAAATATCAGACTTGAATAAACAG ATTGAAGAACGTGCAGAGCAATTAAAACATTCTGAAAAATCCAGTTCTTCAGCAAAACGTGAGAACAAGGAGCTCCAG GAAATGTATAAGGAATTgcagaaaacaaatgaacagaCGAAGGAGAGGGTCAGAGCATTGAATAAGTCTGTGGAtgaagagaagaagaaaaaccgCCAGCAAGAACGAACG atCTCAGAAACAAAAAAGTCTATTGACCAGTTTCAAAGCATAATTGAAGCTAACAGAGCTGAACTGTCAAAG CTGCAAACCCTTGTAGATGAAGCCAGACTAAAGGAGGAGGCATTGAAAGCTGAAGTCCAGTCTTTCCAGAAGGAAAATACCACCTTAAAAGATCAGAAGAAAAAC CTATTGAAGGATGCCAAAGGTTGGGAGGAAAAGCACAGAGAACTCTGTGAACAAATCAAAGTATTGCAGAAGTCTCAAAAGGAGTTGGAAGACACTGTTGTTCACAAAGAAAACGAAATTGAG GTTCTATCTGACTGCATTGCTGAGCTGCAACAACTTGAGGCTGAAGCCAAATATGAAACGGCTGAGTTGCAGAAGGGAGATTCCCAAAACTTGCCAAATGGTGAAATCCTGG ACAAGAATGACATGATGAGGAACAGGATCAAGCAGATGATGGATGTTTCACGG GTTAGGACCACTCTTACAATAGTGCAAGAGGAACGAGACCGTTACCTTACAAAGTTGCTGTCTGAAGAGAAAGACAGGCACGAGTTGGAAG AACAGATAAAGAAACTGGAGCATGACCAGGCTTCCCTGGCCGGTGAGAAGTGCCACCTGGAGAACCAGTTCAAGACCATTCAGCAGAAGCTGGAGATAATGAATGAGATGTACCAGCAGAAAGAGAACGCGCTCCAACA GAAACTGACACAGGAGGAATTTGAGCGCCGGGAAAAGGAGCAGAAGCTCTCAGAGGTGGGTGGGAAAGCTGTTCAAGCTGAGGAAGAGCTAAAGGCTTACAAGCAAAGGATTCAGGAAGTAGAAGAGGAGCTGCAGAAAACCGAGCGCTCCTATAAAATCCAG ATTGCATCCCATGAAAAGAAAGCCCACGAAAACTGG CTTAACGCTCGTGCTTCGGAGAGAGCTCTGGTGGAGGAGAAGAGAATCACCGCTAACCTCAGGCTGAA GCTGATTGAAGTCAATGACAAAGTGACAGAACTCCAGAGACCATCCCTCATCAAACCGACCCCTGGCCGTCCAGACAGACAGATGCCTTCAGTTCGTAGAG GAGATTCCTATGGTCCGTCTCCAGTGAGTGGAGGAGCCCCGTCGCCACCTCTGATGATCGAGGGCCCGGGTCGCCCCCCATCTGCTCCTCTGGGGCGCAGAGATGCCTTTG ACAGCCACCTTGGCCCGAGACGACCTCCTTCTGAAACACTGGGACGCTTCTCTGAGCTGGGACATCCTCTTTCTTCCAGGCCTG ATGCCGGGGTTGGTGTACCAAGAACCTCTTCTCCTGGTGGTCTGGATGGATCG CAAAGTTCTCAAGCTGAGCCTCAGTCCCAgtccccccccctctcccctcccgaAGTCTCGGAGGCT GTGAACTCAAGGTCTCAAGGCCCCCCATCGTTTCCAGGGACTCCCATCAGTTCTCCACCATCTGGTCCCACACCACCACCTTCAAAACCATTTGGGCCTCCACCGATGGCAGggcctttccctctctcccccaaTGGTCCTACTCCCCCTCCCATGATGGGGCCCCTGAATGGACATCCCCCGATGCACCCGAATGCTGCTCCTCTGGGCCCTGGCCCTCGTTAtggacccccccaccccagggaCAAGGGACCCTATGGCCCCAGACCTTATGGAGCAGGACCACCTCCCAACA TTCGTGGCCCACCTCCACTCAGAGACTACCCCCCTGGACCGCCACCTCCTTTTGGACAGCGGGATCTTCCCCCGGGAATGAGAGACCACCCACCCGCCCCTCACGGCCCAAGGGATTATCAGTTTCCACCCAAAAATCTGCCTCCTGGAGCCTTTCCACCGCCAGGCAGCAGAGACTATCCAGGGCCCCCTCCCTCCCACCACATGGGGCCCAGAGACTTTCCCACAGGGCCCCCTGTCCACCCCAGCATGGCGCATAGAGACTACCCTCCTGGCCCTGGCAGCCTGCCACTGCAGGATGTCCCCAGAGAGGAGACAGGACTGCAGAACGGGCCATGA